One Hemibagrus wyckioides isolate EC202008001 linkage group LG09, SWU_Hwy_1.0, whole genome shotgun sequence DNA segment encodes these proteins:
- the kif28 gene encoding kinesin-like protein KIF28 — MSSNSVSIEEPRGQHRRTFSFHYTFWSHSGFTKDSDGLLVPEEEGGRYADQACVFAELGQGILNNALQGYNATLLAYGQTGSGKSYSMMGFGANKGLVPNLCHSVFTYITANQDRCQCQVSFSMLEIYNEQVIDLLSRSSRSSSGLRVREDQQRGFYVEGLRRVACESAVQVEQLMEQGTRTRTTAATHLNPNSSRSHMLIIIQLKQIFSKECITKQSNINLVDLAGSERQRSSGSEVDRLKEGTAINLSLTTLGNVISALAEVALGKRVVYIPYRDSVLTKLLQSALGGNSRTVMIATLSPADICYEESLSTLRYAERAKRIQNKAVVNEGPTERLVKELKAENAKLLLKLSKLDQNGRRSDQEMKDLRRLLTHNELQIRAIQTLWEQHLQESLKDWESQYTAITQERRMMQMFPYMLNINEDAQLSGVIKLFIQEGEWVVGSVDASSPRAISIRGLGIQEQHAVFSNQQRRVTITPVSGSKVIVNGISISQTTELQHLNRVILGSNSTFLYVGFPSERLGDDWSRYDYDYFQSELAAAEGVHLHTLCHTPGQRSLQPNPSLLAAFYNYIRLMPMVTEANQMSQELNKGVEFKLEIKNLAMSDSKGHDLEKEIVVRVTNVQSKQVWLWSKGKFINRKFLMEEVYQQGASLPQDKDPFWDPVEPLHLGSAHLWLHSLAFRIAMDEQVEVVGPEGTEEAMLHARLVPCSPEGLPLGEHDILIDPTELLGKRLDFQLILDQCCGLRWVKEVRTRGIQIGFQMFDCSEPLYTQAVWQCVNTQLDYSVHFTALNTSHTLLTYLQSNAVVLQLWGLQEGCSDMMSGLHDVRKTPENIILIDTADMEHTSVDSSVSDQCVCLRVLQEDLEELKNTNAALRRENHTLREQLNTRNGMACPQERRGSLKSSCDAEFARALKVFYHSMTAVRAQLQRLCRHRPSVLDLQYL; from the exons ATGAGcagtaacagtgtgagtattGAGGAACCCCGCGGTCAGCACCGCCGCACCTTCAGCTTCCACTACACCTTCTGGTCTCACAGCGGCTTCACGAAGGACTCTGACGGACTGTTAGTGCCCGAGGAAGAGGGTGGACGCTACGCTGAccag GCTTGTGTGTTTGCTGAACTGGGGCAGGGGATTCTGAATAACGCTCTGCAGGGCTATAATGCCACCCTGCTGGCGTACGGTCAGACCGGGTCAGGGAAAAGTTACTCCATGATGGGCTTCGGAGCCAACAAGGGCCTCGTCCCAAATCTCTGTCACTCAGTCTTCACCTACATCACAGCCAATCAGGACAGATGCCAGTGCCAG GTTTCTTTCAGCATGTTAGAAATATATAATGAACag gtGATTGACTTGTTGTCCAGGTCAAGTCGTTCGTCCAGTGGTCTGCGTGTGCGTGAGGATCAGCAGCGTGGTTTTTACGTGGAGGGGCTGCGCAGGGTGGCATGTGAGAGCGCAGTGCAGGTGGAGCAGCTGATGGAGCAGGGAACCCGCACACGCACCACCGCTGCCACACACCTGAACCCCAACAGCAGCCGCTCACACATGCTCATCATCATACAGCTCAAACAG atTTTCTCAAAGGAGTGCATCACTAAACAGTCCAACATTAACCTGGTTGACCTGGCAGGAAGTGAAAGGCAAAGGTCTTCAGGGTCAGAGGTGGATCGTCTTAAAGAGGGAACAGCCATTAATCTGAGTCTCACCACTCTGGGGAACGTGATCAG TGCCCTCGCAGAAGTGGCCTTGGGGAAGAGAGTGGTGTATATTCCCTACAGAGACTCTGTTCTCACCAAACTCCTGCAGTCTGCGCTGGGAGGAAACAGCCGCACCGTCATG ATCGCGACTCTCAGTCCAGCTGATATCTGCTACGAGGAGTCACTGTCCACACTACGCTACGCCGAGAG AGCCAAACGGATCCAAAACAAGGCCGTGGTGAACGAGGGCCCGACGGAGAGACTGGTTAAAGAACTGAAAGCTGAAAATGCTAAACTGTTGCTGAAGCTCAGTAAACTGGACCAGAATGGGAGACGGTCTGACCAGGAGATGA aAGATCTGCGGCGTTTGCTGACTCACAATGAGCTGCAGATCCGAGCAATTCAGACTCTGTGGGAGCAACACCTTCAGGAATCGCTGAAAGACTGGGAGAGCCAGTACACTGCCATTacacag GAGCGAAGGATGATGCAGATGTTTCCCTACATGCTGAACATTAATGAAGACGCACAGCTCTCTGGAGTCATCAAGCTCTTTATTCAGGAGG gaGAGTGGGTCGTGGGTTCAGTAGACGCTTCTTCACCGAGAGCCATCTCCATCAGAGGACTGGG tattcAGGAGCAACATGCAGTCTTCTCTAATCAGCAGCGTCGAGTGACAATCACTCCAGTGTCAGGGTCAAAGGTCATAGTTAATGGTATATCCATATCTCAGACAACAGAGCTCCAGCATCTG AACCGCGTGATCCTGGGCTCCAACAGCACCTTCCTGTATGTGGGTTTTCCCTCGGAGCGGCTCGGAGACGATTGGAGTcgttatgattatgattatttcCAGTCTGAACTGGCGGCAGCAGAGGGAGTTCACCTGCacacactgtgtcacacacCTGGACAGA GGTCCCTTCAGCCCAACCCCAGTCTCCTAGCCGCCTTTTACAACTACATCAGACTGATGCCGATGGTGACGGAGGCCAACCAGATGAGTCAGGAACTGAACAAG GGGGTGGAGTTTAAGTTGGAGATTAAGAACCTGGCCATGTCTGACTCTAAAGGTCACGACCTGGAGAAGGAGATTGTGGTCAGAGTGACGAACGTGCAAAGCAAACAG GTGTGGTTGTGGTCCAAAGGGAAGTTTATTAACCGTAAGTTCCTGATGGAGGAGGTGTACCAGCAGGGGGCGTCACTGCCCCAGGATAAAGACCCCTTCTGGGACCCAGTGGAGCCTCTACACCTGGGCAGTGCTCACCTGTGGCTTCACTCGCTGGCATTCCGCATTGCCATGGATGAacaggtggaggtggtgggacCAGAGGGCACTGAGGAGGCCATGCTACATGCACGCTTAGTACCCTGCAGCCCCGAGGGATT gccCCTGGGAGAGCATGATATCCTGATTGATCCCACAGAGCTGCTTGGAAAGCGACTGGATTTCCAGCTGATCCTGGATCAGTGCTGTGGGCTGCGCTGGGTCAAAGAGGTTCGAACCCGTGGAATCCAGATtgg GTTCCAGATGTTTGACTGCAGTGAGCCACTCTACACTCAGGCGGTGTGGCAGTGTGTGAACACACAGCTGGATTACAGTGTTCACTTCACAGCCCTGAACACGTCACACACTCTGCTCACCTACCTGCAGAGTAACGCTGTGGTACTGCAGCTGTGGGGTCTACAgg AGGGATGCTCTGACATGATGTCAGGTCTGCATGATGTGAGGAAAACTCCAGAAAACATCATCCTCATCGACACAGCTGACATGGAGCACACA agtgtggATAGCTCGGTgtcagatcagtgtgtgtgtctgcgagtTCTTCAGGAGGATCTAGAAGAACTGAAGAACACCAATGCAGCACTGAGGAGAGAGAaccacacactgagagaacagctcAATACTCGAAACG GTATGGCGTGTCCTCAAGAGCGCAGAGGAAGTCTGAAGTCCAGCTGTGACGCCGAATTCGCTCGAGCTCTGAAAGTGTTTTATCACAGCATGACCGCAGTTAGAGCTCAGCTGCAGCGACTGTGCAGACACAGACCCAGTGTACTGGACCTTCAGTATCTTTAA